The following coding sequences lie in one Pseudomonas monsensis genomic window:
- a CDS encoding catalase family peroxidase yields MCLQRLLIGAVLAGTLASSSTLFANDTRNDAMAPEPLYDALLDALNATFGRHPGFRATHAKGLLVNGTFRASPSASTLSRAAHFQGQTVPVVLRFSNFSGVPATADGDPLASPRGLAVRFTLADGEVTDIVTHSFDGFPVATPEDFLIFLQGIAANVATPPDPLPLHRYLASHPRARAFLDAPKPAPRSYAGLEYFAVNALVFSNHQGVQTIGRYRIEPLLMQPLLSDAEAAAKPADYLQSEMAEQLAKGSLTLRLVLQLASAQDAIEDGSVSWSRQHQEVELGVFSLDSLEPANAQLVAQQRLAFSPGRLLDGISLSADPMTLARDRIYQRAVLRRQQR; encoded by the coding sequence ATGTGCTTGCAACGCTTGCTGATCGGCGCCGTGCTGGCCGGGACGCTGGCATCATCCTCAACCTTGTTTGCCAACGACACAAGGAACGACGCGATGGCCCCAGAGCCGTTGTACGACGCTTTGCTCGATGCACTCAATGCCACCTTCGGCCGTCATCCGGGGTTTCGTGCCACCCATGCCAAAGGCCTGTTGGTGAACGGTACATTCAGGGCTTCGCCGAGCGCCAGCACCCTCAGCCGGGCTGCGCATTTTCAGGGCCAAACGGTGCCGGTGGTACTGCGGTTCTCCAACTTCAGTGGCGTACCCGCCACCGCTGACGGTGATCCGCTGGCCAGCCCGCGTGGTCTGGCAGTTCGTTTTACCCTGGCAGACGGCGAGGTCACCGATATCGTGACGCACTCGTTCGACGGCTTTCCGGTGGCCACGCCCGAAGATTTTCTGATCTTCCTGCAAGGCATTGCCGCTAATGTCGCCACACCTCCCGATCCGCTGCCACTGCACCGCTATCTGGCGAGCCATCCACGGGCGCGGGCTTTCCTCGATGCACCGAAACCGGCGCCGCGCAGTTATGCGGGGCTCGAATACTTCGCGGTCAACGCACTGGTATTCAGTAATCATCAGGGCGTTCAAACAATCGGCCGTTACCGTATCGAGCCACTGCTCATGCAGCCGCTATTGAGTGACGCCGAGGCGGCGGCGAAGCCGGCGGATTACTTGCAGTCGGAAATGGCAGAGCAACTGGCCAAAGGATCGCTGACGCTGCGTCTGGTATTGCAATTGGCGTCAGCGCAGGATGCGATCGAAGACGGTTCTGTTTCGTGGTCGCGTCAGCATCAGGAGGTCGAGTTGGGAGTCTTCAGCCTTGACTCACTGGAGCCGGCCAATGCGCAACTCGTCGCCCAGCAGCGGTTGGCATTCAGTCCGGGACGGTTGCTTGACGGCATCAGTCTCAGTGCCGATCCAATGACGCTGGCGCGGGATCGCATCTATCAGCGCGCGGTACTCCGGCGACAGCAACGATGA
- a CDS encoding aldehyde dehydrogenase family protein, with translation MNNTPVLNWIDGQWLDSGIYKESIDPATYEQIGCYAEGGADTAQRGIEAALRSFAQSSWKDDRGLRGTVLLELAEAFERNAEALIDILALENGKIRPQAEFEVRMVPSKLRYYAALARTEYGRAAEPTPGRISLVLRQAVGVAGIIVPWNSPVVLMIRSLAPALAAGCTTVIKMPGQTAQTNASVARIMSEVPSLPRGVINLFSEAGAAGSIHLVESPKVPVISFTGSTGTGRAISAAGARHLKRFGLELGGKTPMLVFNDADLDAAVPVLLKALTVFAGQFCMTGSRLLVQRDIANALTDRLAAVLETVRVGPAANPASEMGPLIDKANVQRVNQVVEEAIADGAHVIVRGGPVVEGPLAKGAFYRPTFLRVSDPHMAIVQQETFGPVLTLQVFDSEAEAIELANNSEFGLAASVWTRDVDRSLRVARELEVGTVWINDWAMVFDEFEEGGCKQSGQGRLNGVAAMDDFIEYKHIALNPGLRQE, from the coding sequence ATGAACAACACTCCCGTTTTGAATTGGATCGATGGCCAATGGCTCGATTCCGGTATTTACAAAGAATCGATAGACCCCGCGACATATGAGCAGATTGGTTGTTATGCCGAGGGAGGCGCGGATACAGCGCAACGGGGCATTGAAGCTGCCTTGCGTTCGTTCGCGCAGTCCTCGTGGAAAGACGATCGCGGCCTGCGTGGCACGGTGCTGCTTGAACTGGCGGAGGCCTTCGAACGTAACGCCGAAGCGTTGATTGACATCCTGGCGCTGGAAAACGGCAAGATCCGTCCGCAAGCGGAATTTGAAGTGCGCATGGTGCCGTCCAAATTGCGTTATTACGCGGCGTTGGCACGTACCGAGTATGGACGCGCAGCAGAGCCGACACCGGGGCGGATTTCCCTTGTATTGCGCCAGGCTGTCGGTGTGGCAGGCATCATCGTGCCGTGGAATTCACCGGTGGTGTTGATGATTCGTTCGCTGGCACCGGCGTTGGCCGCCGGTTGTACAACGGTGATCAAAATGCCGGGGCAGACCGCCCAGACTAATGCATCAGTCGCACGGATCATGAGCGAGGTGCCGTCACTGCCGCGCGGCGTGATCAATCTGTTCAGCGAAGCGGGTGCGGCGGGGTCTATCCATCTGGTCGAGTCGCCAAAAGTACCGGTGATCAGTTTTACCGGCAGTACCGGCACTGGCCGGGCGATCTCGGCGGCAGGGGCGCGACACCTCAAGCGTTTTGGTCTGGAACTGGGCGGTAAAACGCCAATGCTGGTGTTCAACGATGCCGATCTCGATGCGGCAGTTCCGGTGCTGCTCAAAGCCTTGACGGTATTCGCCGGCCAGTTCTGCATGACCGGTTCGCGACTGCTGGTGCAGCGCGATATTGCCAATGCACTGACTGATCGTCTGGCGGCCGTTCTTGAGACCGTGCGCGTGGGGCCCGCAGCAAATCCGGCCAGTGAAATGGGGCCGTTGATCGACAAAGCCAATGTGCAACGAGTCAATCAAGTGGTCGAGGAGGCAATTGCCGACGGAGCGCATGTGATTGTGCGCGGTGGGCCGGTCGTGGAGGGGCCACTGGCTAAAGGCGCGTTTTATCGACCGACATTCTTGCGTGTCAGTGATCCGCACATGGCCATTGTCCAACAAGAGACCTTCGGGCCGGTGCTGACCTTGCAGGTATTCGACAGCGAAGCCGAGGCGATCGAGTTGGCCAATAACAGCGAGTTCGGTCTGGCGGCCAGCGTCTGGACCCGTGATGTCGATCGCTCGTTACGCGTTGCCCGCGAGTTGGAGGTCGGTACCGTCTGGATCAACGATTGGGCCATGGTGTTCGATGAATTCGAAGAGGGTGGCTGCAAACAATCGGGGCAGGGCAGGCTCAACGGTGTGGCGGCCATGGATGATTTCATCGAGTACAAACACATCGCACTCAATCCCGGTCTGCGTCAGGAGTGA
- a CDS encoding GMC family oxidoreductase, translating into MKNTLDTVDVLIVGGGSAGAVLARRLSENSQRQVVLLEAGNSFAVNDYPDIVANSDIVGANGNPQFEWGYKTRVGYIKHPIGAVRGKVLGGSSAINGAVAIRARPSDFARWNLPGWGYEDLLPFFKKLESHSRGDSALHGHTGPLPVQQLSHLDVTPMQRAFIQATFSYGYKVIDDFDGADAYGVGPYPMNVVDGVRINTGMAYLNDEVRTRGNLHIHPDSLVDKVLFDGQRAIGVQLSDGTQLLAGEVILSAGSYGSAAILLRSGVGPDADLRALQIPVVATLPVGKQLQDHPFYYNAYAANPRLIGRQSPAIGAKLWSHSHSAEPGDLDLHITATHLFPHDQSPTNIGFVLAVALTRPRSRGTLTLASRDPLAAPIIDLNFLAEPEDRQRLLDGIRLARRIGGTAPLNALIHTELNPGAGVASDEALLASVRASLDTYHHPTSTAPMGGPGDQHAVVDLQARVIGLHGLRVVDASIFPDVPSVATNITVIAFAEKIAALYA; encoded by the coding sequence ATGAAGAACACCCTTGATACCGTCGACGTACTGATCGTCGGTGGCGGCTCGGCTGGTGCAGTGTTGGCGCGCCGTCTGAGCGAGAACAGCCAGCGCCAGGTCGTGCTGCTGGAAGCAGGCAACAGTTTTGCCGTGAACGACTATCCAGACATTGTCGCCAACAGCGACATTGTCGGCGCCAATGGCAACCCTCAGTTCGAGTGGGGCTACAAAACCCGGGTCGGCTACATCAAGCATCCGATTGGCGCCGTGCGCGGCAAAGTGTTGGGCGGCAGCTCTGCGATCAATGGTGCTGTGGCGATTCGCGCACGTCCCAGTGATTTCGCCCGCTGGAACCTGCCGGGATGGGGCTATGAAGACCTGCTGCCGTTTTTCAAGAAACTGGAAAGCCACAGCCGTGGTGACAGTGCTTTGCACGGGCATACCGGGCCGCTGCCGGTGCAGCAACTGAGCCATCTGGATGTCACGCCGATGCAGCGGGCATTTATTCAGGCGACATTCTCCTACGGCTATAAAGTCATCGACGACTTTGATGGCGCCGATGCCTACGGGGTCGGTCCGTACCCGATGAACGTCGTCGACGGCGTGCGCATCAACACCGGTATGGCCTACCTCAACGATGAGGTGCGCACTCGCGGTAACTTACACATCCACCCTGATAGCCTGGTGGATAAGGTCTTGTTCGACGGCCAACGCGCGATCGGGGTGCAATTGAGCGACGGCACGCAACTGCTCGCCGGTGAGGTCATTCTTAGCGCGGGCAGCTATGGCAGTGCGGCGATTCTGCTGCGTTCTGGCGTTGGTCCGGATGCCGATCTGCGGGCATTGCAGATTCCCGTGGTGGCAACGCTGCCAGTCGGCAAACAGCTGCAGGATCATCCGTTTTACTACAACGCCTACGCGGCCAATCCCCGTTTGATTGGCCGTCAATCCCCGGCCATCGGAGCCAAACTCTGGTCCCACAGCCACAGCGCAGAGCCCGGTGATCTGGACCTGCACATCACCGCGACGCACCTGTTTCCTCACGATCAGAGCCCGACCAACATCGGCTTCGTGCTGGCGGTTGCGCTCACGCGGCCACGGTCCCGGGGCACGCTCACTCTGGCCAGTCGCGATCCGCTTGCAGCGCCGATCATTGATCTGAATTTTCTCGCCGAACCCGAGGACCGTCAGCGCCTGCTCGACGGCATTCGCCTGGCGCGCAGGATCGGTGGCACAGCACCGTTGAACGCCCTGATTCACACCGAACTCAATCCGGGGGCGGGAGTTGCGTCGGACGAAGCGCTGTTGGCCAGCGTCCGGGCGAGCCTGGATACCTATCACCATCCAACTTCAACCGCTCCGATGGGCGGGCCCGGTGACCAGCATGCCGTAGTGGATTTGCAGGCACGGGTCATTGGCCTGCACGGGCTGCGCGTGGTCGATGCGTCGATCTTCCCCGATGTGCCGTCGGTGGCCACCAACATCACTGTGATTGCCTTTGCGGAAAAAATCGCCGCGCTCTACGCCTAA
- a CDS encoding LysR family transcriptional regulator has product MNKLCEMHAFVMVVDTGSISEAARRLGMAKSMVSQRLQNLEKRLGSILLERGRQARLTESGEVFYHYCVRILAEVDNAEDAVQAFQSSLRGNLRLAAPMAFSIRYLTPILSSFAVRYPQLQLDVEFDDRYVNLHEERYDAAIRIGELPDSSLVAKNITANRHVICASPDYLAAHGTPQTPQELSRHFAMLYVNREPHGMWTLPVNNTLESFRVRCRLRTNNAHQLMEAAKAGMGLAILPTFLAAQPMVAGELQEVLPAYAPRGGNISAVYRQSLRASPKLQALISFLSEQIGSPPAWEKQLAEHARQRQ; this is encoded by the coding sequence GTGAACAAACTCTGTGAGATGCATGCTTTCGTCATGGTGGTCGACACCGGAAGTATTTCCGAAGCCGCACGCCGTTTAGGGATGGCTAAATCTATGGTCAGCCAACGCCTGCAAAACCTGGAAAAGCGCTTGGGCAGTATTCTGTTGGAACGCGGACGGCAGGCGCGCCTGACTGAGTCGGGCGAGGTGTTTTATCACTACTGCGTGCGCATTCTGGCTGAAGTCGACAATGCCGAAGACGCTGTACAAGCCTTCCAGTCGAGCTTGCGTGGCAACCTGCGACTGGCCGCACCAATGGCTTTCAGCATTCGCTATCTGACGCCGATCCTGTCGTCATTCGCGGTGCGTTACCCGCAACTGCAACTGGATGTCGAGTTTGACGATCGGTATGTCAATCTGCACGAAGAGCGCTACGACGCCGCAATCCGTATTGGCGAGCTGCCTGATTCTTCATTGGTGGCGAAAAACATCACCGCCAACCGCCACGTCATTTGCGCCAGCCCCGACTATCTCGCTGCTCACGGTACACCGCAAACGCCGCAGGAACTGTCCCGCCATTTCGCCATGCTCTATGTCAATCGCGAGCCCCATGGCATGTGGACGCTGCCGGTGAACAACACGCTGGAGTCATTTCGCGTGCGCTGTCGCCTGCGCACCAACAATGCTCATCAACTGATGGAAGCGGCCAAGGCCGGCATGGGCCTGGCGATTCTGCCGACGTTTCTTGCAGCGCAGCCGATGGTCGCAGGCGAACTGCAAGAGGTGTTGCCAGCGTATGCACCGCGCGGCGGAAATATCTCGGCGGTGTACCGCCAATCCCTGCGCGCCTCACCGAAACTGCAGGCGCTGATCAGCTTTCTCAGTGAGCAGATCGGCAGCCCGCCAGCATGGGAAAAACAGCTTGCCGAGCATGCCCGCCAAAGGCAGTGA